CTTTGATGTGCAGGTGATAATTATATGCACTGTTCTTTGTTACGTGCCAGGACTGGATAAAGTGTGGATTctttgtcttccttttttttttttttttagttttggtaAATTCAGGATCCCGACATGAAGCAAAGTATCCAAGTGGGATTGCACACTTCTTAGAAAAACTTGCATTTTCTGTAAGTAGTAAACAGAATGAAATGAAGGACCAAAAAGGTGGAAGTGTGTGAAATAAACCTCAGGACAACATTTGTGTCTGCAGTCCACAGCACAGTATGGAAGTAAAGATGAAATCCTTCTCACGTTGGAGAAACACGGGGGGATCTGTGACTGCCAGACATCCAGGTATTTAACACAATTCCTGCCTCAGTGTGGAATGATGTAATCATTGTGTATTACAACATGAAGGCAATCCTTTTTCTGTTTGAGGAATATGTGGAGACACCTAATTTGATGTGCGATATTTCATTCGTTTTGCTTTGCAGAGACACCACAATGTACGCGGTGTCTGCTGAAGTGAAGGGTCTGGACACGGTGGTCAGTCTTCTGTCCGATGCCGTTCTGCAGCCTCGCCTGCTGGGTAAGCTGCTTCTCTCAGGATCAGTCCTCTCAAACTGTCCCACGTCTCCGCCGTCAAGATGAACTGTGTTTGCTTGTGTGCAGATGAAGAGATCGAGATGACCAGAATGGCGGTGCGTTTTGAGTTAGAAGATCTCAACATGAGGCCAGATCCCGAGCCATTACTCACTGAGATGATCCATGCTGTGAGTGGGtgtaaacatatttgtccctcaaATTTTTCCACTGCTTTCATTACCCTCATATCCATTccaatagtttcagcagtcttccACCGgtaatttgctgacatttgtgagtccttatattggtGCTATGATTCCTCAAATTGAGacaatgattgttattctctcattgATAAATTCAAAAGCTGCTAGGAGGACTCCACAgtactgaacaggccaatcaaaATAGTCAGGTGCTGCGTCAGCGCGacttgtagttacatttcttaaGAGGTGCACGCCAGGTTACATTGTAAGTTATGCCGTAGGGCTTCAGAGAGTTTGTGGTTACAATGTAGCTGTGGCATAGATTTCCCACTAAGGCATAaatcagcagtaactgttggtTCCTTCATCCATCCTGacttccatccatcaatccatccatctggTTTTATTATCAGGCTTGGTAGTTGTTGTGCAAATAGTAATAGTTTTATCATGAGTGCATACTTTGGGGTCAGTACTGACACTGATTTCTAGGGAGTAAACAAGTACTAGTTGGCAGCTGTTGTGCTGCACACACTGCTGTTTGTACTGAAGATTATATTGTAGACAGTTGTTAGAGCTGCTCTCTTAGACATATCCTGTAGTGCCAGCATAGTGGACAGCTGGTGGATTGATGTAGAGGTCCACTAAATGTTCTGAAGTTAAAGAATAATTCTTTTAAATAATGGTGAACTCAGCAGTGATGCTGTAGTCTGAGTTTTCATCCTTAAatctgtgtgtttcttctttgttttgtttccaggcTGCATATCGAGGCAACACAGTCGGGCTGCCTCGTTTTTGTCCTGCAGACAATGTGGATAAGATTGACAAGCATGTGCTTCACAGCTACCTGCGTAACTATTACCGTCCAGAGCGCATGGTACTGGCAGGAGTGGGCATCGAGCACGAGCAGCTGGTCGAAAGTGCCAGGAAATACCTGCTGGACGTGAAGCCGGTGTGGGGAACGAGTTCAGCGCCCAACTTGGACCTCTCTGTAGCACAGTACACCGGTGGTATCATCAAGGTGATTTACCATGTTTAAAATAACAGTTTGGCAAATGCCAAtatcttcctgtttgtttttgtgttgcagAAGGCAAAGAAATTGTTTCATGATCTCTCAGCTCTTTGAACTCACCGCTGTCGTCAGTAAATCTCAAGTTAAATGCTGATCGTGTGATGTCAGTTAACATGTCTGATATCGTCTTATGAGATCTGGCCAATACCTGTTTTTAAGTtaataaaaacagtttctgtatgtCAGAgaatttattttgatgtttgagTTTTGGGTTTATGTAACAGTTATCATTGCTGAGGAATTTGGATGTGGAAATACAGATAATAataaacatggcagcagctcatctTTAAAAGGTTGGATATCGTCCTTATTCTGTTAGATGGAGAAGGATATGTCTGATGTGAGCCTCGGCCCCACTCCAATCCCAGAGCTCACCCACATCATGATCGGCTTGGAGAGCTGCTCCTTCTTGGTGGGTGTTTCCAGCGTCTTGGAAAGTCTCCACTCAGGAACCTGAGATGtgtttaaagtgtaaaaatgttcCCTTAACAGGAGGATGACTTCATCCCATTCGCTGTGCTCAACATGATGATGGGCGGAGGCGGCTCCTTCTCTGCAGGAGGACCCGGGAAAGGCATGTTCACCCGACTGTATTTAAATGTCCTCAACAGGTGAGCATCTCACAAACTTTGCTTCAGCATCACTTCAGATGGTACTAAAACCATTTCCATTAGTTGTCACtgattgttacatttttgtcatcTGTTGTAGACATCATTGGATGTACAACGCCACCTCCTACCATCACAGCTATGAGGATAGCGGCCTACTGTGCATCCATGCTAGTGCAGACCCCAGACAGGTCGGTACAGACTCAACACAGGACAGCTGCGGCGCATCTGCTAGGATTGTGTAACAAATTCTGAATTGATTGAAGGCAGTTTGAGTTCACCAAATTAAATTAGCTTCAAATACTTCTTTGTGATTAAAATTAGCTGTCTCTTCCTGTCTTCTGCATCTTCCTCCATCACACCAACCAGCTATATGTCCTCTCTCACTGCTTCCATATGCAGTATTTCTTCTCTGCACAACTGCAAATAAACTCCATGTCACCAAAACTTCCAACCAGAACTTTTCCTCTGATATactcttttctatttctgtcACTCAGATCTCAGCATTTTTAACTCACCTCCCTCCACCATCAGCTTCACCCAAATAACAAAATGAACCAATGTCATCAATGTAAAATGAATAAACcagtttttttatgtttgccaGTTTTTTAGCCAGACACACAGATGTACAACTAAATATGTCAgatattagattcaactcagtgtcattgtgtgcacaaggcacacaatgaaatgatcgttccagatcactcatccagtgacgagcatctgcagtcatgcagccagagaccggcgctaccgttaggctatgtggtttaagtgtcttgcccaaggacacaacgcagcgcagggacaggggctcgaacctgcaaccttccggctgcaaggcgagtgCCTACTCACTGCGCCACTCCCTGGGTTAATTACTGGGTTAATCTGCTCGCTTTGTTAGCTCGGCTGTTTCTAAGAAAAAGTCGAAACATTGTCACAGCCGTCATCATCAGCGTCATCTGCTCTacaaaaactttaacgttgGCCGTAACTTCTATAACGTTCAAGCTAGACCACTCAGACTTTACACAGTTGTTCTCTATTGCAAGGGCTACATGCTGACCCAGGGCCATAACTCTGTCGTTCTGCATTTTGGCAAAATTATCCCTCTTATTTGTCTTGGGGAATCCGCAAAAACTTCAACATTGACATAGCTTCAATTTTTACCATTGcccttaatttttctttttcgaAACCATTGTTTCCATACCCAAATTGCTTTTGTTAATAACAGTAAGCTTTTATTATCAGCTTTCAGTCCACCATCACACAGAGCAGGATAAATGCTTTCTGGAGATCACATGTTAAATCAATAGTGCCTTCAAAGCTACCTTTCTTCAATTTTACAAATCCTAAACAGCCGAGCAGCGGCACCCGCTCAGCGGTCCTCTTGGTTTCTGTGTACATCTtgtatagtactgtgcaaaagtcttgagccacacctcatttctttttattttcctgggaaATGTTCTGCAGTATATGGAAATACAATATTTAAggcaaaacagagtttgtacatttctaatgagcttgaatatttggtatgaccagcTTTAtttagcctgaactctctcaggcagctttgtcatttctttaagtagtcttcttgaaggacatgtcagagttcttctttggatcatGATCTGCCTTTAGGTGgccccacactgcttcagtaatgttgagtcTTGGCAGGTCACTCCATGATGATGGTGTACTATTGCatgtttttcagtccagttatgcttttactgcattggcagctTGTTTGGGAccatcaaaatctgatggtcatCAATTTTGACATGATCCCCCaaaaccactggctgaaatgtattcccaaaccatgacagagcctccaccatgttctACAGATGACTGTTGGACCGCTCTCCTGACTTTCTCCATACATATTGACTACAATTTGGCCCAAagatttcacatttggattcatcacttcagTTCTTGATACCACAGATTTTcggtccagttcttgtgtagtttggcatacctcagtcttttctcactgtttcccttccttaagaatggcttcttgacagccgcccttccactgagatcagGCTGATGAGGCCTTGATACATGGATCAACTGAGCGGCCAGAGGCCTCAGGTCctatgtcaggtctttgctggattttttttcttatttcttaatgACAGTATGTGAAAGTTAATGTTCACCTGCTGTTGATAGTtatttaggcctgccacttcttcgtTTGTCCTCTGCTTGTCGAGATTTCTCAAAGGCATGCTGATATATGCTGCATCTTTGGCTCGTAGTTCTTTGGGAATTGCCGtgttttcctctgaaaatggtcaggtagaaGGACCGCACTGACAATGAGGGGAAAAAGGAgctaatgtccaaagaaaagacCTTCGGAAAACCTCGAACGGTGAGGGGTTGCTCAAGGCTTTTTCACAGtagtatatacagtaccagtctaaAGTTTGGTGTCTCCTCTGTTGAGTAGTTTGTGGTGTTGTTTGTGTGGGTCTTGTTCttatcatttatatttattcctTTCCAGGTGAGGGAAATGGTGGAAATAATAACCAGAGAGTTCATTCAGATGGGTGGCAGTGCAGGAGAGGTAACGATCGCCACAGCttttgctgtcatcatttattgATATGGAATAAAAATTAAGCAGGACTTTTAATACTTTTCCCTTGTATGCCCAGATGGAGCTGGAGAGGGCGAAGACTCAGCTCAAGTCCATGCTGATGATGAACCTTGAGTCACGGCCGGTTATTTTTGAAGATGTCGGTCGTCAGGTTCTCTCCACGGGAAAGAGAAAGCTGCCACATGAGCTCTGTCATCTAATAAGTGAGTACTGGAAGGATTTATGCAGCTTTTCTATGCGATCTATCTAAATTTGTggaataataacaataataatattcaaATGATTTCCAGGCAGCGTGTCAGCTGGTGACATTAAGAGAGTGACAACCAAGATGCTGCGCAGTAAGCCGGCTGTCGCAGCTCTTGGAGACCTTACGGAACTGCCCTCGTATGAACACATCCAGGCCGCCTTGTCCAGCAAGGACGGACGTCTGCCCCGCACATACCGTCTCTTCCGATAGGCCCCGCGTCATCACTTTAATTAAACTGGACTGGAAGATTACATTAGTGTTCCCTCCCAACACAGAAATCAGCACAGCTCACTGTGGGAGGGGACTAATACCTGGGCTCTGACTCAAAGCTCTGAGACAAGCGGGGATTTTAAAGAAGTAACGCATCGTACTCTACATTAATCCTAGTCTGTATAcaactgtatttttgttttgttgcctggaaatcattatttttatgaGTGGTTTGCAGGAGTTTGGTTTTAAAGGAACACAAAATTATCATGTTAAGTTCCCAATTAAAAGCCCCAATacttatttgttatttgtagTGAAGCAGATatcattttccatattttttcacTTTCCTTCATGCATCACCTGCAGGGGCTCTGCGCCCCACCGCTGGCACAGAGCCACTCAGTTTGAGCGGCATCCCTAGCAGAGTCTACTctaccttttatttttattattgcagCTTTACTTTGTTCGGTTTGCAGAGCTCAGCGCtcaaaaaaatgtctttattccAAAGTGCATGgattaaaatgttaatatttataCAACAAAATTTCATAAGATTGATTTACAGGTGCAGGAGACAGCAGAAAGTTAAAtatgtgcattttaaaaaaaaattagattatTGGATCAATCACCAACTCCACCTGCTTGTCCTCCAGACTGAAATTATGGTTTGTGTATTGTACAGTAAAAAGAtggttaaataaatgtgttatgtCTCATTTGTTTTTTACACTTATATTTATGCCTTTGCAAATCACTTCAGCTATGGGGTAAATTAAAGTAATAGTTTGGCCTTTTGGTGAAAAAGGAAGTTTGAGCCATTAGTTCTTCTGCAAAGCATAAAGAGTGGAAACTCGGCCGTGTGACAGAGAACACCGATCGGTCCGCCGGCTTCTGTAAAACTCACGAGTTTACAGGATATTTTGTCGCGCTCTTGTTCTGGTTATTGTTGATATTACACTCACTTTTCTTTAGATTAAATTAACAGGTTGTTCTGGTAATTTGATTCTGCTACAGTAGCTTTGTATGAGCCGTAGttgaaaataatctttattacCTCACCTACCGACAGGTGGAGGCAGTCTGTAAAAGGAACCAAgattgatgaaactttgtggaaatattccttaagATTCTGCCaacatatttcattttcaggtcaccaaaaacatttttttaaattcctcttATTGTTGGTGTTactttaaaattcatatttgaATATGAATTTTTTTATCTATTGCAATGAAATTTGGTACTCAGATATAAATTAATGTTgataatttgttgtttttttaatttgaaattaaaatacaataatcCAAAGTGAACTACAATCCCTACACAAAATTTACACACATATAATTCATATCTTGACaaatttttggttttctttttttacatttgtttttttaagaggaTGGTATTGGGGCAGTTTATCTtgtactgggccttggtgcagcacTTTAGTTCATCGTAGACGGGCCACTTTGGATCCTTTCTCTTTGCGGCTACTCGCAAACATaaggtttgaacagcaagtGGATCAAAGTGCTTTGCTTGGAGCCACAGCAGTGTACCCGAGATGACCAGATTAGGGCAAAGAGTGAGTTTAGAGCAGTCTATAACCTGAGCCTTAGGTTTACAGAGATTACATCTACATATGTAGACCTCAGTTAAACTTTTGCCTGTGTTTCATATGAGGCTCCACCATTGTATGCATGTACAATGGTGaagcctctcccagctgtcgtgaggtgagaggcagggtacactctggacaggttgccagtctgggccaacacagagagacagacagccattcacattcacacctataagCATGTTTTTAAACTGTGCGAGGAAGGCGgagcccacgcagacacagggagaacatatactgctcaaagaaatattaaaggatcactttttaatcagagtttagcatcaagtccgtttcacttctgggatattgaggTGGTCaggtaagtagcagagggggttcatcactttcagctgctttggtgttaatgaattcaattcagtttttttatatagcgccaaatcacaacagtcgtcccaaggcgctttatattgtaaagacctacaataattacagaagacccaacagtcaaaaaacaACTGTAAAAAAGTGATCCtacatatttaatatgtgcattgataGACATATCCTGATTTTACAGGAGGAGGCCGCTGACAGTTTTTCCCTCGTCTTGTTTTTCTCTCAATGGTTTTGAATTTGGctggggtcagtgtcactactggttgCAGGAGGCgatagtccaactcctccaggatggcacatcaacacGTGCCATTGCCACTCTCCTctgggagagctggacagggctgtagaagttCCTtgacccatcagcaggactggtatcttctcctttgtgcaaggaggaacatgATGAGCTCTGCCAGAGCTActaaatgacctccagcagctacTGGTgggaatgtctctgaccaaacaatcagaaacagacttcatgagagtGGCCTGAGGGGTTGATGTCCTCTAGTTGTCCTTGTGACCACTGTCTGGCACAGTGGAGTCTGATTGGCATTTGAaaagaataccagaattggcaggtccaccactgaccacagatgagagcagcttcactctgagcacatgtgacacatATGAAAGGGTctagagaagctgtggagaacattatgctgccagTAGCATTGTTCAGCAcaactggtttggtggtgggtcagtgatggtctaggTAAGCATATCCAcagagggatgcacagacctctagaccagggatcctcacatccaggcctcgagggccggtgtcctgcacatctaaaacctgcaggacaccggcccttgaggcctggatttgaagatCCCTGCTCTAGATgctaggcaatggcaccctgacagccattaggtattgggataAAATCCTGGATCCACTGTCTGGCGGTGCAGAGGgtttcctcctggtgcacaacaatatgtgaaagagtatgcaggcagttcctggaggaggaagaaatTGATACCATAGAGTTATGCATGTTGTATGGAAGTGTATTTTTTCTCTGGCTGGGCTAAGGTTCAATGGCCTTCAGGTTAGtcctgtgtcatggtcctgcaCTGCTCAGTGGTTTTCCTGTGTTCTAACACTGCTCTTCAGTTTAAAGGTGGGTTGGACTGGCCTCTTCAGCTGTCACAGATTCTTCTCATCAGTCATCATCTACCTGCATTTAAGGACCAGCTACAGCTGACATCACCAGGTTGGACCTCAGACTATTCAGGTGCtaagtgatgccctggtccagacctgggaggagatcccccacgacaccatccatcatctcattaggagcatgcccaaCATCggcaggcatgcatacaagcacgtgggggtgggggggatgaCATACAAATTGCCAAGTACCACTCGGAGTTTCTATAttctagcctgctgcatcattttttttcactttgatttttggggtatctttgaattcagcctttgCAGgttaataattttcatttccattaaacaatgtggcatcctttcattcctaacacattacccagtccatatcagtgtagatatccagcatgatttttttttttcccccattgaaaTCTGTTTTCAATGTGTTCcttgggttttttggggggggttttgCAGTGTATATagaaagctactttcagctacACTGTTATTCACaagagtaataaataaataaatatatatatattccattaaaaatgctccaaaaagtaCAAACACGactgaggtccagttcagtgatttGAATTTGCAGATGAGAGGCTGTAGGTCTGCCTTGGCACACGAAAGTATCATGCCCCAAACTTTAACCCTTACCAGCATCAAAATGTATCACTTACTAAAAACTAGATCACAGTTGTTATTAAGGGGAAACTGTTTTTGACTCACTTTAGAACCCACCcccaagtggccattagagaaactgcagttttgcaCACTTCCACACTGGTTTCATTGAAGTTGGTGCTCAGGTACACCTTAGATCTTACACAGTACAAATATGTTTATAACACTGCAAAACATTGTACTCACCTACACACAAGTACACATGTAATGGGCAAACAGCAGTGTTTTCAAACCTTTATTATGGGATGTTACATCAGGTGACATAAAAAGATGCAGTTCTGGATAAAAGGTCCAAAAACAAGACCCAcaggcactttttaaaaacaagcaaactgcTCTTCATGCTAGGAATGCAAGTCATTAATGTGCTGCTACATACAGTACATGGACAGGTTACATAGTAATAAGATGAGAGGTAAGGCATTGTGTTGAGTGTTGCAAAGGATCACTTGGCCTAACCAGAGGAAAAAGTAACAATAGTAGTAGTAACATAGTAGTAATATCAATGAAATGcttagacattttttttagcaAGCGAGTTCCTTtaagaaatatttaataaaagcattaaataaCTGTAGTTTCCCTGAATTTAACAGTAGCTCTTAACAAGTTGCAACATGCTCTTGAAATCTGATATTTGACCCGTTGAGTGATCCTCAAATCTACCCAACAAAACAGACACCTGAATGTGTGCTGCAGTTATGTTTAGTAGGTTATTTCAAGACAAAAATCACAAGGCATTTGAACACTGGTATAGCATTCAGAAAAACGGAGCATTATGGTTCATGAGGTTTCTTAAACGGctacaaaaagagagagagagagcgatgaTGGTACCGTTACTGTCTGTAAGGTATTATCAGTCCACACTGGAGCATGTGATTGAACTGTAAGCCACAacggcagcccccccccccccccccccccccccgtcatgTATTAGTACAGGGGGCTGAATAAATAAAGGCCAGACTGCTGCTGTCTGCCTGACCTCGAGGTCCCTGCCCTCAAGTCCAGCCAGCTTCTTCAGGACGCAGCTGCTCTCAGTTAAGACACCTCCGGTTTTCCTTTTGGTCCATTTCAAGCTTCCTGCTTCTGGCACAGATCTGATCTAGTCAAACCCGATCCGGTCTGTTCATTAATGGGTTTTAAGAGATAGTGCAGATcgtgctgctgctttggttcTTCATGGCCTCCCTCCTCTTCAGCTCTCTGGTGATCCTCCTCCTGATACCTTCCAAGTACAAACTTCGGTCAAACTGTCCTGCACCCAGAGGAATGCTGACAGAAATATGACACAATACAGGACACCAGATGTTAGGAGGTCAAATTGCACAAAGGACaattgatcaaaaaaaaaaaaagagagagagaaaatgctcAGTTTTGCTCATTTCCAGTTCCATATTTATGGACTGGGACTCTAGTAGAGTAGCTTTGTAATGTGTGCCACCTGATCTAGATACAGCTCCACACATGCCAAAAAGCTCACACCAGCACAGCACTAGAAAATCCTGCTAGGCCCAAAGGTGACATCACTGACGTTAATGACTAGGGAAGGGGCTAAGGCAATTAAAACAAATTTGATTTATAGATGCAGCCTGCAGCTACTGCTGGCCATGATCCAGTTCTTGGAAAATACCTCTGCTTTCATGACACAGTGTTCATTCTCCTGTCATTAAACTGTCAGATGCAGACTGGTGGAAAGGAAGGACGTAATATTATGCTGCGT
This sequence is a window from Archocentrus centrarchus isolate MPI-CPG fArcCen1 chromosome 9, fArcCen1, whole genome shotgun sequence. Protein-coding genes within it:
- the pmpca gene encoding mitochondrial-processing peptidase subunit alpha: MATHMSRCRTWSRVQRFGIAAYRKYSCGGRYPNISLSTPLPGIPKPVFASVDGQEKSETKITTLENGLKVASQNKFGQFCTVGLLVNSGSRHEAKYPSGIAHFLEKLAFSSTAQYGSKDEILLTLEKHGGICDCQTSRDTTMYAVSAEVKGLDTVVSLLSDAVLQPRLLDEEIEMTRMAVRFELEDLNMRPDPEPLLTEMIHAAAYRGNTVGLPRFCPADNVDKIDKHVLHSYLRNYYRPERMVLAGVGIEHEQLVESARKYLLDVKPVWGTSSAPNLDLSVAQYTGGIIKMEKDMSDVSLGPTPIPELTHIMIGLESCSFLEDDFIPFAVLNMMMGGGGSFSAGGPGKGMFTRLYLNVLNRHHWMYNATSYHHSYEDSGLLCIHASADPRQVREMVEIITREFIQMGGSAGEMELERAKTQLKSMLMMNLESRPVIFEDVGRQVLSTGKRKLPHELCHLISSVSAGDIKRVTTKMLRSKPAVAALGDLTELPSYEHIQAALSSKDGRLPRTYRLFR